Proteins encoded within one genomic window of Gammaproteobacteria bacterium:
- the meaB gene encoding methylmalonyl Co-A mutase-associated GTPase MeaB, producing MSARRALNPDELAGQVRAGDRRALARAITLVESARREDQGPANRLLELLAPHAGRSIRIGVSGVPGVGKSTFIEALGNHVIDQGHKVAVLAVDPSSAISGGSILGDKTRMETLGRRLEAFIRPSPAGRTLGGVTRHSREAMLVSEAAGFDVILVETVGVGQSETAVAEMTDMFVLLLLPGGGDELQGIKRGIMERADLVLVNKCDGDLQAAAERAATDYRNALRLLQRRAAAWQVPVQACSARDGAGIAAAWDAIGRFRVAVTASGDFAANRASQARAWLWSEMAETLIDALRADRGMQGRLDAIEAAVAAGTAAPRVAAAELVDIFLKSGKAAS from the coding sequence ATGAGCGCCCGGCGCGCACTGAACCCTGACGAGCTCGCCGGACAGGTCCGCGCCGGTGACCGCCGGGCGCTGGCGCGCGCCATTACCCTGGTGGAATCGGCGCGGCGCGAGGACCAGGGGCCGGCCAACCGGCTGCTCGAGCTGCTGGCACCCCATGCCGGGCGCTCCATCCGCATCGGCGTGAGCGGCGTGCCGGGGGTGGGCAAGTCGACCTTCATCGAGGCGCTCGGCAACCATGTCATCGACCAGGGCCACAAGGTCGCGGTGCTGGCGGTGGATCCCTCCTCGGCCATCAGCGGCGGCTCGATCCTCGGCGACAAGACGCGCATGGAGACGCTCGGGCGCCGCCTCGAGGCCTTCATCCGCCCCTCTCCCGCCGGCCGCACGCTTGGCGGCGTCACCCGCCACAGCCGCGAGGCGATGCTGGTGAGCGAGGCCGCCGGCTTCGACGTGATCCTGGTGGAAACCGTCGGCGTCGGCCAGTCGGAGACCGCGGTGGCGGAGATGACCGACATGTTCGTGCTGCTGCTGCTGCCCGGTGGCGGCGACGAACTGCAGGGCATCAAGCGCGGCATCATGGAGCGCGCCGACCTGGTGCTGGTCAACAAGTGCGACGGCGACCTGCAGGCCGCCGCCGAGCGCGCCGCCACCGATTACCGCAACGCGCTGCGCCTGCTGCAGCGGCGCGCCGCGGCCTGGCAGGTACCGGTGCAGGCCTGCTCCGCGCGCGACGGCGCGGGCATCGCCGCGGCCTGGGACGCCATCGGCCGCTTCCGTGTCGCGGTCACCGCCAGCGGCGACTTCGCCGCCAACCGCGCCAGCCAGGCCCGCGCCTGGCTGTGGAGCGAGATGGCGGAAACCCTCATCGATGCCCTGCGCGCCGACCGCGGCATGCAGGGCCGGCTCGATGCCATCGAGGCTGCCGTGGCCGCGGGAACGGCCGCACCACGGGTCGCCGCCGCGGAACTCGTCGACATCTTCCTCAAGTCCGGAAAGGCTGCATCGTGA
- the mce gene encoding methylmalonyl-CoA epimerase, producing MIGKLNHVAIVVPDLEAATALYRDTLGARVSAPLPLPAHGVTTVFVELPNTKIELLHPLGEASPIGRFLEANPSGGIHHLCYEVADILAARDQLRAAGARVLGDGEPRTGAHGKPVLFLHPKDFCGTLLELEQA from the coding sequence GTGATCGGCAAGCTCAACCACGTCGCCATCGTCGTCCCCGACCTGGAGGCCGCCACGGCCCTGTACCGCGACACCCTCGGCGCGCGCGTCTCCGCGCCGCTGCCGCTGCCCGCGCACGGCGTCACCACGGTGTTCGTCGAGCTGCCGAATACCAAGATCGAGCTGCTGCACCCGCTGGGCGAGGCCTCGCCCATCGGCCGGTTCCTCGAGGCGAATCCCTCGGGCGGCATCCACCACCTCTGCTACGAGGTCGCCGACATCCTCGCGGCGCGTGACCAGTTGCGTGCCGCCGGTGCCCGCGTGCTGGGCGATGGCGAGCCGCGGACCGGCGCACACGGCAAGCCGGTGCTGTTCCTGCATCCGAAGGATTTCTGCGGCACGCTGCTCGAACTCGAGCAGGCCTGA
- a CDS encoding acetyl/propionyl/methylcrotonyl-CoA carboxylase subunit alpha: MFKKILIANRGEIACRIIRTARRMGIGTVAVYSDADRRSLHVRMADEAVHIGPSPSAQSYLVAERIIQACRDTGAEAVHPGFGFLSERATFAEALAAAGIVFIGPRPHAITSMGDKIASKLLAQKAGVTTIPGFTGVIEGADHAVEIARGIGYPVMLKASAGGGGKGMRVVRNDAECRDGFLRATNEAVASFGDGRVFAEKFIEDPRHVEIQVLADQHGHVIYLGERECSIQRRHQKVLEEAPSPLLDEKTRRAMGEQAVALAKAVDYCSAGTVEFVTDQNRNFYFLEMNTRLQVEHPVTEMVTGVDLVELMIRVAAGEKLPLSQKDVKLKGWALEARVYAEDPFRNFLPSTGRLVRCRPPQAGDAVRIDTGIEEGSEVSMFYDPMIAKLVTWGETRAQAIDRMQDALDAYYIRGVSHNIGFLNAVLSKERFRQGRLSTGFIAEEYPDGFSAADVPQADPGLLIAVAASVHRRFMDRAARLSGQLPSHERVVGDAFVVIVNRIHHAVTVQAIPGGCRVRVGTTDYEVISDWQMGQPLMRGSVNGEAICIQVDRVGIRYRLTRRGSQVDALVVTPSTAAVEALMLEKQPPDLSKFLLSPMPGLLKRLAVKVGDEIKAGEELAVVEAMKMENSLRATDDVKVGKILATEGQSLAVDQPILAFD, translated from the coding sequence ATGTTCAAGAAAATCCTCATCGCAAACCGCGGCGAAATCGCCTGCCGCATCATCCGCACCGCGCGCCGCATGGGCATCGGCACCGTGGCGGTGTACTCCGACGCCGACCGGCGTTCGCTCCACGTGCGCATGGCAGACGAGGCCGTGCACATCGGCCCTTCGCCGTCGGCACAGAGCTACCTGGTCGCGGAGCGCATCATCCAGGCCTGCAGGGACACCGGCGCCGAGGCCGTGCACCCCGGCTTCGGCTTCCTCTCCGAGCGGGCCACCTTCGCCGAGGCGCTGGCGGCGGCCGGCATCGTCTTCATCGGCCCCCGGCCGCACGCCATCACCAGCATGGGCGACAAGATCGCCTCCAAGCTGCTGGCGCAGAAGGCCGGCGTCACCACCATCCCGGGCTTCACCGGAGTCATCGAGGGAGCCGACCACGCGGTAGAGATCGCGCGCGGCATCGGCTACCCGGTGATGCTCAAGGCCTCGGCAGGTGGCGGCGGCAAGGGCATGCGCGTGGTGCGCAACGATGCCGAGTGCCGCGACGGCTTCCTGCGCGCCACCAACGAGGCGGTCGCCTCCTTCGGCGATGGCCGCGTGTTCGCCGAGAAGTTCATCGAGGACCCGCGCCACGTCGAGATCCAGGTGCTGGCCGACCAGCACGGGCATGTCATCTACCTGGGCGAGCGCGAATGCTCCATCCAGCGCCGGCACCAGAAGGTACTGGAGGAAGCCCCCTCGCCGCTGCTCGACGAGAAGACCCGCAGGGCGATGGGCGAGCAGGCCGTGGCGCTGGCGAAGGCCGTGGACTACTGCTCCGCCGGCACGGTGGAGTTCGTCACCGACCAGAACCGCAACTTCTACTTCCTGGAAATGAACACGCGCCTGCAGGTCGAGCATCCGGTGACCGAGATGGTCACCGGCGTGGACCTCGTGGAACTCATGATCCGCGTGGCCGCCGGCGAGAAGCTGCCGCTCTCCCAGAAGGACGTGAAGCTCAAGGGCTGGGCACTGGAAGCGCGCGTCTATGCCGAGGATCCGTTCCGCAATTTCCTGCCCTCGACCGGCCGCCTGGTGCGCTGCCGGCCGCCGCAGGCCGGCGATGCCGTGCGCATCGACACCGGCATCGAGGAAGGCAGCGAAGTGTCGATGTTCTACGACCCGATGATCGCCAAGCTGGTCACCTGGGGCGAAACCCGCGCCCAGGCCATCGACCGCATGCAGGACGCGCTCGATGCGTACTACATCCGCGGCGTGTCGCACAACATCGGTTTCCTCAACGCGGTGCTGTCGAAGGAGCGCTTCCGCCAGGGCCGGCTCAGCACCGGCTTCATCGCCGAGGAGTATCCGGACGGCTTCAGCGCCGCCGACGTGCCGCAGGCCGATCCCGGCCTGCTGATCGCGGTGGCGGCCAGCGTGCACCGCCGCTTCATGGACCGTGCCGCACGGCTCTCCGGCCAGCTGCCGAGCCACGAGCGCGTGGTCGGCGATGCCTTCGTCGTCATCGTCAACCGCATCCACCATGCGGTGACGGTGCAGGCCATCCCGGGTGGCTGCCGGGTGCGGGTCGGCACCACGGACTACGAGGTCATCAGCGACTGGCAGATGGGCCAGCCGCTGATGCGCGGCAGCGTCAATGGCGAGGCCATCTGCATCCAGGTCGACCGCGTCGGCATCCGCTACCGGCTCACGCGGCGCGGCTCGCAGGTCGACGCGCTGGTGGTCACGCCGTCCACGGCGGCCGTCGAAGCGCTTATGCTGGAGAAGCAGCCGCCGGACCTGTCGAAGTTCCTGCTCTCGCCCATGCCGGGGCTGCTGAAACGGCTGGCGGTCAAGGTCGGCGACGAGATCAAGGCCGGCGAGGAGCTCGCGGTGGTCGAGGCCATGAAGATGGAGAACAGCCTGCGCGCCACCGACGACGTGAAAGTCGGCAAGATCCTCGCCACCGAGGGCCAGAGCCTCGCGGTGGACCAGCCGATCCTGGCCTTCGACTAG